The genomic stretch GCGCAGTTCCCTCCGCCAGCGCCGACACCCGTAATGTCACCGCCTACGTATGGGCCAGCAACGTCAACGTCCGCTATGCCCCATACCTCTCGGACCGGATCCTCGGGAAGGTAGGCCCGGGCAACGTCAGCGCTACCTGTCAGAACACCGGCGAGCAGGTGACCTATGGCCGCTACACCAACCACTGGTGGACGTACATCACCGCCCACGGCGGCGGTTGGATCAACAACGTCTTCATCCGGGGCGGCAACAACAACGAACCCGTTCCCGGCATCGGCATCTGTCCCTGAAGGAGCCACGCACATGCCCAGCGCATACAGCGCGAGA from Streptomyces albofaciens JCM 4342 encodes the following:
- a CDS encoding SH3 domain-containing protein, which codes for MTKAKRRHLVAAALTAMGAGGLALAPAAGAVPSASADTRNVTAYVWASNVNVRYAPYLSDRILGKVGPGNVSATCQNTGEQVTYGRYTNHWWTYITAHGGGWINNVFIRGGNNNEPVPGIGICP